The Lathyrus oleraceus cultivar Zhongwan6 chromosome 5, CAAS_Psat_ZW6_1.0, whole genome shotgun sequence genome includes the window ATGTTTAATTTTTAGGTTTAAGGCATCTAAGTTCTATCGTAATATTGTGGAAGTTTTGAAAATTTAGTTTTACACAGAAAAACTCACCATTGTAACATAGTAGTTTTCTCACATTGGGGAACTACTACACCTTAGTGACTTTAGGattttgttgtgtgcttggatCGAACAATCTTGTCGGTATTCGAAGTTCAATTACATTCTACTTCTCAGTTTTAATTTTAGGTTCATTTAATCACTTTGTTTTTCTGCACTTGTCTACTTAGAGTCATAATAATAATGTTTCTTTTATTGGGTCTGTTGTTGTTTTTGATTCTATGTTTTAAACGAatatcattatcatcatcatgttcatgtCTCTACTTTGTATGCATATTAATTATAACATGAGTTTTGTGTCAATTATGTTCAGCTAAGTTATTGAGTCTGGTATGTGAGGACTGTCGTTTCGACGAGATTCGGTAAATCATTCAGCATatgttttaattttaatttatcTCAGTTCTAAACTTTTGTTTTTAAATCAAAAATGTTTTGCGCAATAGCGAGAGCATTCAGATACCAATCAATAGCACGATAGTGTGAGGCTGGTATCCGATCAAAAAAGTTTggatttttaattttttaaaacaCCGACAACTTTTTATCAATTAATATCGAATTATCGATTTTCAAAAATTGGCTCGAAATTGCAGTTTGCAGAGCGAGAGCATAGCAATTGCGGTTTCGGGGCATAACGGGGGTTGCACGAGAGCAAGTAGTGTTTTTAAATCTGTATTTCCTCCGTAAATTATTTTAAACCAAAACAGAAGGCCGAGATTTACCTGAGTCCCCGAAGTACGATTGGAAATTACATTTCGGTATTATTTTCATTCGATTTTCCAAACAAAGTTCATTTTTAATTTTAGTTTACTTAAATTTCTCTCTCCCTAAGAATTATAGCCTTAGATTTACATACCATCGCTAGATAATGATAAGTTTGATTGCTGGTGTCTGTGTGTTAGATATCTCTAAAACTATAATTGATTATGTATACTTGTGGATTGTCCATATCAACTTGTTAGGTTAACACTGCAACGTCCAAGTTAGTATGTGGAGGAGAAAAGTGAgtgaaatttgaatttgaaattttgtACTGAATTCTTCGTGCGTATCCTTTATATATTAGAGTGGTTATAACAACTCACTATTTATTAGGCGTGCAATGGAGGAATCTATTGGATATATCTTGGACCTGGATTGAATGTACCTCTTCATAGGGTAGTTTCTCTATGTCGTAAGTATTCTAGACGAATTATAAATCCCTCTGTTTGATCGATTACCATTCTGGTCGGCCCATAACAAGTTATTACAATATAATATAATAggtttcaaaatattttttaaatgtGAGGGAGAgaaatatttttctatttcttttattttttaaatttttgtttacTTCCCACCCGAAACGTTGTTGTTTTTACGAGTTAATAAAATAAATATGAAAAGATCAATCAAACAATTCACAAGTCTAACCGGTAAATCGGCTGAGTCACACCGATTTTCATTGTATCATATGACATTAGGGAATCGCTCTACCCTTCGATTTTCGATCTAACCTGTCGGATTGGTCCGAATTTTAAAACACAAATAATAACAATTGAATTTAATAAAATGATTTAATTTCTTTTACATAACAATGAATTAATATTTGAATCTCAATTAAAAATCATATCTAGCATGGATGGATGGTAGGTCGAATATGATTAACTCTGATAGATGATATATAAGAAATTAAAAGATATAAATTAATATGCTCTATTAATCAAAAACAGAAATCAATTATGCGATAGCAGTATCTAGGAACAATTGTAATTATCTCAGGGTATTTGCAAAAATTATTCTCAAAAGACAATATAAAAATATACAAAATAGATACGGACACAGACATATGTAATCACCCATTAAAATAAACGAGTATGGATACAGATACAGATACCTTAATATCCAGTTCGTCCTTATccatattattattattattattattattattattatatacaCATATTGATCTAACAATTTTATTAAGTACAACACTATTAAATTTCTATCTATTTTAATATAAATGTGTGTTTATTTCTTCTATCAACAAAACatctttaaatattttaaatgttaaaaaattaaaataatatgATAAATTATAACTGATCAATCATATTTTATTAGAAATGTGGGTATACGGATATAAATATGAGTATTTAAATATCCATAGAATATGAATACGAATACAAATATTAGTACCTACGCAAATATGAATTTAGGTATGAGAATTTTTTAAACCTACGTGTGTTTGAGGACGAGTACAATAGTTTCCTCCCCATTCTTGCCTATTGTCATCCCACTAATGTTTGGGGTCACTTATTGGTGGAATCATAATAACTGAAATTCATGAATTTACAAATTACTACATCAACTCCATGGACCAGTAACACAATGTAACATCCATCTCTATGGACCAGTTAACTTAATGTTTAACGTGTTCACCTGTGGCCACATTCACTCCAATTTTCATATATGTGACATATTCTACATCCATCCTTTTCAtttcttcatttatttttataATCAAAATACATTATAACTTGTTCAATTATAGAACAAAACAAAAGCTGTAAATTTGTTTAAAATTATGCTAGTTTTATTATACATTGTACACCTACATTATATTTTACTGTTTATCGTATTGgtaaataataaaatattataataatatatcatttaaaaaaatatataatttttttttaaattttttttattatccggatatttttaatcaatttcatatttttttaacCAATTTTATAATTTGTATTAATAAATTTTGATGATTAttcaaaattacttttaataTCTAAACgtttattaaccaattttatagcttcattaattaattttttatttttcatcaaccaattttgatttatcactaaaaaatatttttaatatttggACGTTTATTAACCAACTTCGTCACTTTATTAATCAACTTTTTATATTTAATTAACCAACTTTTTTCACTACTTTAAGTCATAGCTCACGTGCATTATTCATAGACATTGTTCACGTGTACTGttcataaatatattattttattttaaaaatatattatttacCGTATAAATACAATGAAAATGTAAGATTATAAGTATTTGATGTAAAAAAGGTGTAAGAATAGCATTGTTTAATTTGTTAACATGTAATTTTATGTTTTTCCATCCCAAAACAAACTAAAAAAACGTGTAAATTGTAAAATATTATTTTACCACACATTGCTAGTTTCTTGCATATAAAAAGAGATTGCTGTGAGCAAACAAATTAAACAAATTATAAACATGGAAGACTTTGGAGATCAGCCATTGTTGAAGAAACAATATTATCATGAAAACTGTCCTGGTTGTAAGGTGGATGAAGCCAAAGAATTGAAAAAGGATTTTACATTCAGAAATGTTTTCAATATATGGATGGTTGTTTTATGCGCCAGTAAGCAACTTAATGTAATTTCATAAAGTGCTTTTATCATTGAAATTGTTTATACTTTAATGAATCTCTTtgttatatatattttttgtgatATTGTTACAGCTCTTCCTGTAGCATCTCTATTTCCTTACCTTTATTTCTTGGTGAGTGATCATTTATTCTTATGAAATACTCACAAATTATTATATTATCATTAATCTTAATTAGTGTTGCAATATGATTAGGTAAAAGATTTTAATATTGCTGAAACAGAAGAAGATATCAGTACCTATGCTGGTTATGTAGGTAAGATTCTTTCTTTGATGTCTTGTATATAATCATAATAAGTTCTTATTTCTTAGCTCTGAATGACTGAAAATTTTATAGGATCTGCATTCATGGTTGGTAGAGCTTTGACTTCCATATTGTGGGGAATGCTAGCTGATCGCTTTGGTCGAAAACCTGTTGTTATTATAGGAATTTTTTCTGTGTAAGTATTTTTTTTCCGACTTCTAACGTGtcaaaaaattattttttaactTATTTTCAAGATTGTTTTAAGGGTGTGAAAGTCGGACTATCAAATCTCAAATTTATCAGGATTAAATTATAGTTAAAtaaaatttttttaaaaaaataatttaaattataattaaataagatctttatttattttttcatgcTTTAAACCGTGACTAATCTAAATCTACACATATGCATCTATTATTTCTATAAGTTTTGTGGAATAGTTTATAAATACAACTTATATAGCTTAATGATTTGACtttattttatctttttgttACATAAACACTTATATCAATGATGCTAATTTGATTTCAGTGTAATTTTCAACACACTATTTGGCGTCTGCACAAGTTTTTGGATGGCTATTATGATGAGACTTCTTCTTGGAGCTTTAAATGGTTTGCTAGGAACAATGAAGGTATCATCGATCAATACCTTTTTTATAGTAATACACATTTTTgttgaattttttatttataaacTAACAAAtaaaaaaggttaaatgaaaaatcaatttaaaccgtttttttaaaatattattttagatgttttatatttttataattatttttagATATTAAAATTGTAAAAAAATCATTTGAATTTTAAAGCTACTTTAAATAGATTTtcataaatatcatttttatGATACATTATTTTTAACAATCATATaattttgactatgttttaaaCTTTAATAATATCTATATTTATGTTTCTGTATGTCAAaattaatcttttaatttataaaaatttaatttaaaagaatttgtatttttttataaaaattatttttaaaattataaaaaaatcTTTTTATTTTAAAGATATAACAAAGTGGCCCTAAATATTTCAATTCATTCCTCAACATCTAACACAATGAAATATTGAAATTCGTGTATATGAATATCTGAATATTTCGGgttatttatataatttatttatttttataatcTCATTCATTGATAGGCTTATTCTTCTGAAATATTTAGAGAAGAGTACCATGCTTTTGGACAATCAATGGTAAGCTTTACTAACATTTGTGATTCACATTTCTTGAATCACATATtcaattttataaaaatatttgaagTTATGCTATGATTTCAGTTTGCAGCTGCTTGGGGAGTTGGTTTGGCCTTTGGACCAGCATTGGGAGGTTATTTCGCTCAGGTAATTGTGTTTTGTTAAATATTCGATAGTGTCAAAGTTGAATGTATTTGATAAAGTAGTAGTCGAATATAATTTATATTTGTCGAAGGAGTTAACCTCGACAAAGTTGAACTAAGTATTTGTTTTGTGTAACCGTTGAGTTAGTTAGAGATTACTTGGTGCGTAAGTAATCTCACTTATAAACAGGGAGATACCTTACGTTTGTAAATAGAGTAAAAAGATAAATTCAGTTAGAATGCAATAAAATTGTTTTGTTCtccgaaaaccctaatttttatcttctctctcttttctctctcAAATTATCTCCTCTTTTTAAATCTTTCTACGGCGAAATCATTTTGCAACCAAGGTGTGGATGAATCACTCAAGTGACGAGTGAAGAACGAGAGAAGATCAATGAGAAAGATTAATTCTTGTTCATCGTGATTGATTTAGATTATCTCTAAGATTGGGGTTTAATTCCAACATTTGGTATCTGAGCCTGATTGTGATTCTTGGGAAGCATATTGCAATGACTTCTCATCCAAACGGGAATTTTCCAAGAAATCTTCCAATCTTGAATGCTACAAATAATGAGAATTGGTGTAACCAGATGATGGTAGTCTTCTGCTATCAAAATATTTGGGATCTTGTTATGAACGAAGTGACACAAATTGGAGAAGATTCTACGGATGAACAAAAGGATGCAAATAAATATTTAAggaagaaagattataaagcgCACTTTTTAATCTATAAATGCATTGATCCagacaactttgagaaagttggtgatgTAGACTCATCGAAGGAAGCATGTGACATCCCAGAGAAATCATTTCGAGGTGCTGAGAAGGAGAAAGATGTGAGattacaaactcacaaaagagCGTATGAGTTGCTTCAGATATAAGAAAGTGAAAGTGTAGCTAATTTCTTCACTAGAATAATGAAACTAGTGAATCAAATCAAGATTTATGGGTAAGTGTTGGCATCAAGATCAGTAGTTGCAATGATCTTGAGGTCATTACTTCCAAATTTTGATCAtatggtagtagccatagaagaatcGAAGGATTTGTCAAGCATGACAAAAGAAGAGCTTCAAGGGtcgcttgaatctcatgaacaaagaatggcaGAAAGATGTGCAAGCAAGAAAAAGGGTGATTTAGCTCTGCCTGCGcaatcaaaaaaagaaaagaaagacaAAGGAAGATGGAACAATAAAAAAGGTagaggaggttacaacaatttGACTGGTAGAGGAAACCAACAAGAAGGTAGTTCATCAAATCAGAGACAGTCTTCAAACCAAAGTAATCACAAAGGTGGTATTATAGGTAGAGGAAGAGGAAATGGAAGAAAACCTGACAAAAGCCATATTCAGTGTTATAAGTGTCAGAAGTATGGACACTATGCAAGTCAATGTCGAGGAGGTAAGAAATAAAATCAAGAAAGTTATGCAAGACTTGCAAAACACAAAGAAGATTAGATGTTTTTGATGGTCATAGTGAAAGATGAAGAAAGATTCAGGGACCAATGATACATAGACTCAAGCTCCTCATCACACATGACTAGAAGGAAATATTAGTTTGTCAACATAAGTTCCTCGATGAAGAATAATGTGATATTTACAAATGACAATACCCTAACTGctgaaggtattggtgatgttctgatCACGAGAAAAAAATGGTAAAAGgtcagtaatttccaatgtatTGCCAGACATGAAAAGaaatttgctcagcatagggaAATTGATCGAGAATAATTATTAAGTGTTGATCAACGATAAGATGATGGGAATTCTCGACTCAagtggaaggttaatcttgaagaCCCATATGTCTCAGAACAGAACCTTTAATATTGAACTACAACTAGCAGAGATGAATGGCTATGGGACTACAGACTTGACCATCTCAACTTCAAAGATATTAGAAAACTGAAGAGAATAAACATGGTTTCACGATTTCTAGAAAttgacattccaaatgaagtgtgtgaagaatgtgttAAAACAAATAAACACAAGAATAACTTCAGCAAAGATGCAGGAAGTAAGTCGAAGaaaattcttgaagtcatatatTCAGATGTGTATGGTCCTATCCAGGCGAATTTGATTGGAGGTAATAaatactttgtcacattcatagatgatttcagtcaaaaATTATGGACATACCAAATCAAGaagaaaagtatttttaaatcTGTTCACAAATTTTAAATCTATGGTGGAGAGACAAGTGGTCGAAAGCTCAAAACCctgagaactgatggtggtggatATTATGTTTCCAATGATTTTGTTTTTTTATGTGAGAAAGAAGGGATcgtgcatgaggtggtgccacccgAAACTCCAGAGCAAATGGAATTGCAGAGAGAAAGAATAGAAGTGTCGTGAACATGGTGAGAAGTACTCTAAGTGGTAAAAATTTACCTAATGAGTTATGGTGTGAGGCTGTGTTGAATGCAACATACATCCTAAACATATATCTAACTAAGAATCTAGAAGGAATCAAACCAAAAGAATGTTGGTCAGGTGTGAATCCTTGCTTAAGTAATCTAAAGGTTTTTGGATTcatagcacatagacatgtgcttgatcagttgagaagaaaaaTTTATGAAAAGTCAAGCCAGATGATCTTGATAGGATATCACTCAACTGGTAGATACAAACTGTTTGACCCAGTAAACATGCAAGTTACCATCAGCAAGGGTGTGATCATAGACGAGCTTAAGGAATAGGACTAGACTAAAAACATAAAGAAATATTCAGTGAGAATTTTATATGATGAACCAGATAGTGAAGCTGATAGAGAAGTTTGATAAGAAAATGTCTGAGATCAAGAAGGCACAAGCATACCTGAAAGAACAAGAAACATGCCTACAATGTTGCATAAATGTGTGATTACCtcagatgatgtggtcgatgatGAAGGTGAACTTGTTCAATATACTTTCTATGAATATACTAAGCATGTCAATGTAACTGAGGCATTGAAGGAGTCAAAGTGGATTCAAGCAATGAATGAGGAACTGAAGTCCATAAAAGTAAAAAATCCATGATCACTAGTCGAATTTCCACAAACCAAGAAGGAAATTGATGTGAAGTGGGTTTACAAAGTAAATATGGATCCAAATGGAGAAGTAACCATACATAAAGAAATAATTGTAGCAAAAGGATTTCAAAGGAGTCAACTTTGATGAAGTCATTGCACCAGTTGCTGggatcaaaacaatcaggttggttgttggtctaacAAACATAAATAACTGGTATATGTGTCAGGTGGATGTAAACTATGCATTTCTGAATGGCCCCATAGATGAAGAGAATTATGTAGCACAACCAGTTGGATTTGTGAAGCAAGGCCAAGAAAGCAAGGCACACGGGCTGCATAAATCCCTATATGAACCCAAGCAactccaagagcttggaataagaagatagataGTTTCCTAAGAAAGAAGGAATTTCTAAATTTCATAACTCAATATgaagtatatgtaagaagaagcacGAGTGAATTGTTTATACTATTCCTCTATTTCAATGATCTGTTGATAGCATGTAGCTGCAAGATGAAGATCATAGACTTCAAAGGTGATATGAGCGAGGAGTTTGAAATGTCTGACCTGGGAAACATTTCATAATTCTTTGGTAACGAATTTTACAAGAGTAGTTGAGACCTAATGATGCATCAACCAATATATGCAAGTGAAATACTCAAAATATTTGAGATGGAGGATTGCAATGCCACTTCGACACATGCTGACCCAAGACTGCAACTGACGAAAGACTCAAATGAAGGTGATGTCGATCCAGCACAATACAGAAAACTCATTGGATCATTAAGATACATTTTTAACACAAGGCATGATctagcatacagtgtaggtatgtTGAGTAGATTCAAGCAGAAGCAAAAGGTATCACACTTAGCAGCTACAAAGACGATACTAAGGTATCTCAAACGAACTCTCTACTATGGCATTTTCTTTCCTACAACAGTTGAAGAAAAATAATGCAAACTTGTGTGATACGCTAATTCAAGTTGGTGTGGTGATGTTGAGGATATAAAATTCATAGTTGGTTATGTGTTTATACTACGTGGTCCACGAGTTTCTTGGAACTCAAGAAAGGAACTAGTAGTAACGTTGTCATCATGTGAAGATGAGTACATATTTGTCTCCCTATGTACGTGTCAAGTaacatggatggtgaatttgATCGAAGAAATTACAGGGAATAATCATGGGGAAATaaccatgaagatcgacaacataTGGAATAAGtaagcacatcgaaatgaggttccattatcttcgagatCAAGTAGCAAATGGGAAGCTAAACTTGGAACATTGTAGAACTAAGAATTAGAGTGCAGACATCATGGCGAAGGTTGTGCATGTTGAATTGTTCTAGAGATTAAGAATAATGACGAGTATAAATAGCTTAGACAAAATGAAATAGGTGAGATGTTAAGTGTTAGTCATTCGATAGTGTCGATGTCGAAAGTATTTGATAGAGTAGTAGTCGTATACAATATCTAGTTGTTGAAGGAGTTAACCTCGACAGAGTTGAACTTAGTTTTTGTTTTGTGTAACGATTGAGTTAGTTAAAGATAACCTGGTGTGTAAGTAATCTTACTTATAAATAGGGAGATACACTATGTTTGTAAATAGAGAAAAAAGAGACATTCGGTTAGAATTCAATAAAATTGCTCTTATTCCAAAACCCTAATTATCATTTTCTCTCTTTATTTTCTCTCTCAAATTATCTCCCCTTTTCAAATCATTGTGCAACATAATCATCTTGTAACCAATGTGTGGTGGAAAATCTCAAGTGACGAGTCAAGAACGAGAGGCGGTCAATTAGAAAGAATGATTCGAATTATCTCTAGGATTGAAATTTAATTCCaacatttttttttgcatttcTTCCTACTGGTTTCTAGGGTAAAATTCTTCAGAAAAACATTTTTTAACATGAACATAATAACTTGTGTTTAAAATTGTATACCATTAACACTTCAAATTGAAGACATGTTTGTTGCTCGACATATATCAGTTTTTCAATTAATAATGGTGTATTGGGTTTGGTGTCCGCGTCAGTATTACTACTTCTGTATTGAAAAAGTTGATCTCCGaaatttaattatatattatCAAGAAAAATTTGAAAACTTTGTTACAATTCACTGATTTCTCTAATAGTTTGTACAATTTTATTTTACAGCCAGTACAAAAATATCCAAATATATTTTCAAGGAATTCCTTTTGGGATAAGTaagtattttttttttcattttataaTGAACTTTAATCCTCTATGTTATTTTACTTTGTTGTTATACTGAGTTTCTCTTTCCAAAACTTAAATATTTTTTTACAGGTTTCCATACTTCCTACCTTGCTTCATTGTATCAGCTATGGCACTTGCAGTTGCAATTTCCTGCATTTGGTTACCAGTAAGAACCTTCAATTATAACATATATGGTGATTAATCACACATATATTTAATGCATGTGAGATTTATAACCTATTTGAGTTTATCTACCGATATAAGTATTTGTAAGTCGTTTGGGAGAACTTATGATGCCGACTTATTTATCCAACCAATAAAATGACTCAAAATATATGCATCAATGTAGGAGACACTTCATAACCATAAAGTATCCACCGAGAAAAATGAAGCTTTAGAAAATGGAACAAAGGAGCCTGACAAAAACAAGATGTTACAAAAAGATGAAAGCCTTCTAAGAAATTGGCCCTTAATGTCATCTATTATTGTTTACTGTGTTTTCGCAATTCATGACATTGCTTTTATTGAGGTATTACTATGACTCACTTTTGCTTCTACTATTCATATATCTCTGCATCTGGAAATCTTATTCTATATTTAATTTTTGAAGATTTTCTCATTATGGAGTGTTAGTCCTCAAAGGTTGGGCGGTTTGAACTTTGAAACTAATGATGTTGGGAATGTTCTATCAGTATCAGGTACATTTTGACATTTATGAATATGTAAATAACACTTTCATATAAACATGTATCTAACATATTTACTTGTGAATTGTTCAGGTATAGCTATTATAATATTCCAGCTTGGCATATATCAATTAGTCCAAAAAATTTGTGGACCTATTGTCCTTGCTCGCATCGTAGGGGTTAGTATTCAACCTTTATAGTAATAAATACTTAGATTCAGCAATTCattatttat containing:
- the LOC127082570 gene encoding protein ZINC INDUCED FACILITATOR 1 isoform X2 codes for the protein MEDFGDQPLLKKQYYHENCPGCKVDEAKELKKDFTFRNVFNIWMVVLCASKQLNVKDFNIAETEEDISTYAGYVGSAFMVGRALTSILWGMLADRFGRKPVVIIGIFSVVIFNTLFGVCTSFWMAIMMRLLLGALNGLLGTMKAYSSEIFREEYHAFGQSMFAAAWGVGLAFGPALGGYFAQPVQKYPNIFSRNSFWDKFPYFLPCFIVSAMALAVAISCIWLPETLHNHKVSTEKNEALENGTKEPDKNKMLQKDESLLRNWPLMSSIIVYCVFAIHDIAFIEIFSLWSVSPQRLGGLNFETNDVGNVLSVSGIAIIIFQLGIYQLVQKICGPIVLARIVGVLSIPILQSFPFMTMLSGFTLNISIYSAAILKNLFMEIISTGLYILQNKAVDQHQRGVANGICITAMSACKIIGPAAGGAILTWSQKRMHASFLPGPHVVFFGLNVVEVLALLLTFKPFLTERKTPS
- the LOC127082570 gene encoding protein ZINC INDUCED FACILITATOR-LIKE 1 isoform X1 translates to MEDFGDQPLLKKQYYHENCPGCKVDEAKELKKDFTFRNVFNIWMVVLCATLPVASLFPYLYFLVKDFNIAETEEDISTYAGYVGSAFMVGRALTSILWGMLADRFGRKPVVIIGIFSVVIFNTLFGVCTSFWMAIMMRLLLGALNGLLGTMKAYSSEIFREEYHAFGQSMFAAAWGVGLAFGPALGGYFAQPVQKYPNIFSRNSFWDKFPYFLPCFIVSAMALAVAISCIWLPETLHNHKVSTEKNEALENGTKEPDKNKMLQKDESLLRNWPLMSSIIVYCVFAIHDIAFIEIFSLWSVSPQRLGGLNFETNDVGNVLSVSGIAIIIFQLGIYQLVQKICGPIVLARIVGVLSIPILQSFPFMTMLSGFTLNISIYSAAILKNLFMEIISTGLYILQNKAVDQHQRGVANGICITAMSACKIIGPAAGGAILTWSQKRMHASFLPGPHVVFFGLNVVEVLALLLTFKPFLTERKTPS